TTAATATTCTAATGCTTTATTGACGGATTCAATTGCATGTATTTCTGTTGTATCGAATATAGGAATTTCTGAATCCTCTTGTTTGACTAATAATCCAATTTCCGTACACCCTAATATGATTCCCTCAGCACCATTTTCAACTAAGTTTTTGATAACTTCCTTGTAATAATCTCTTGATGTTTGTTTAATGTTACCTAAACATAATTCTTCATATATAACCTTGTTAATCATTTCTCTTTCAGTATCATTTGGAACTAAAACACTAATCTCGTTAGATTCTATTCTGGATTTATAAAAATCTTGCTCCATCGTGTACTTAGTGCCTAATAACCCCACCTTTGTCAAATTTGATTTTTTTATTTGATTGGCA
This window of the Rummeliibacillus pycnus genome carries:
- a CDS encoding aspartate/glutamate racemase family protein; amino-acid sequence: MRTIGLIGGMSWESSVEYYRIINEEVKNRLGGLHSAKCLLYSVDFEEIERYQVEGDWESAGKTLGDVASSLENAGAEFIVICTNTMHKVIDYIEARITIPVLHIADATANQIKKSNLTKVGLLGTKYTMEQDFYKSRIESNEISVLVPNDTEREMINKVIYEELCLGNIKQTSRDYYKEVIKNLVENGAEGIILGCTEIGLLVKQEDSEIPIFDTTEIHAIESVNKALEY